A region of Planktomarina temperata RCA23 DNA encodes the following proteins:
- a CDS encoding NADPH-dependent 2,4-dienoyl-CoA reductase, which translates to MSNPHYPHLFQPLDLGFTKLKNRVVMGSMHLGLEEAEHGFERMAAFYAERAAGGAALIVTGGIGPNAEGGVGLGAAVMTTPEEAAEHRIVTDAVHAAGGKIAMQILHTGRYAYNPNAVAPSPLQAPINPVKPKELDQAGIEQQIADFVRAAQLAQSAGYDGVEIMGSEGYLLNQFIALRTNHRTDQWGGSYENRIRLAVEIVRQVRQAVGLEFIIIFRLSMIDLVEGGSSIEEVVTLGHEIAAAGATIFNTGIGWHEARIPTIATSVPRAAFTWVSARLRAEMPIPVITSNRINTPEVAEVVIARGDADMVSMARPFLADAKFVAKSAAGKSDEINTCIGCNQACLDAIFSGQITSCLVNPFACNETHMHLRPAQTIKQIAVVGAGPAGLAAATTAARRGHKVTLFDSANQIGGQFNIAKQIPGKEEFYETLRYFNKEIELSGVTLKLNHRVAAATLAAFDEVILATGVIPRRPDIPGIDHPKVLGYLDVISGAPVGPRVAVIGAGGIGFDISEYLIHSGPSASQDIETFMKEWGIDMSFQARGGVEGMVPQISPAAREVFLLQRKSKKVGAGLGKTTGWIHRTNLAKRGVQMMAGVSYEKIDDAGLHIIQAGTARLLQVDSIVLCAGQEPERSLAVDLPQAHLIGGADVAAELDARRAIDQGTRLALAL; encoded by the coding sequence ATGTCCAACCCCCATTATCCGCATCTTTTTCAACCCCTTGATTTGGGTTTCACGAAGCTGAAAAACCGAGTGGTCATGGGCTCCATGCATTTGGGCCTTGAGGAAGCGGAGCATGGGTTCGAACGTATGGCCGCCTTTTATGCCGAACGCGCAGCCGGTGGTGCGGCTTTGATCGTCACCGGGGGGATTGGCCCGAATGCGGAAGGCGGCGTTGGGCTTGGCGCCGCCGTCATGACCACCCCGGAGGAGGCCGCAGAGCACCGCATTGTCACCGATGCAGTTCATGCCGCCGGCGGCAAAATCGCCATGCAAATCCTACACACCGGGCGCTACGCCTATAACCCCAATGCGGTGGCCCCCTCACCGCTGCAGGCTCCGATCAATCCGGTCAAACCCAAAGAATTAGATCAAGCCGGGATTGAACAGCAAATCGCCGATTTCGTGCGCGCGGCGCAACTGGCCCAATCGGCTGGATATGACGGGGTGGAGATTATGGGCTCCGAGGGGTATCTACTCAACCAGTTCATTGCCCTGCGCACAAATCACCGCACCGATCAGTGGGGCGGAAGCTATGAAAACCGTATCCGTTTGGCCGTTGAGATTGTCCGGCAGGTGCGACAAGCGGTCGGCCTTGAGTTCATCATCATCTTTCGCTTGTCGATGATTGATCTGGTTGAAGGCGGCTCTTCAATCGAAGAAGTGGTCACATTGGGCCATGAAATCGCAGCGGCTGGGGCCACAATTTTCAACACAGGTATCGGCTGGCATGAAGCGCGAATTCCAACCATCGCCACCTCAGTGCCCCGCGCCGCCTTCACCTGGGTCAGTGCGCGCCTAAGGGCCGAAATGCCGATCCCGGTCATCACATCTAATCGGATCAACACACCCGAGGTGGCCGAGGTGGTGATTGCCCGCGGTGATGCGGATATGGTCTCCATGGCACGCCCATTTTTGGCAGATGCCAAATTCGTCGCCAAGTCCGCGGCGGGCAAATCCGACGAAATCAATACCTGTATCGGCTGTAACCAGGCCTGTTTGGATGCTATTTTCAGCGGCCAAATCACCTCCTGCTTGGTCAACCCTTTCGCCTGTAATGAAACGCATATGCACCTCAGGCCAGCCCAAACGATCAAACAGATCGCCGTGGTTGGCGCGGGGCCGGCCGGGCTCGCAGCAGCGACAACAGCCGCCCGGCGTGGTCATAAAGTGACCCTGTTTGACTCCGCAAACCAGATTGGAGGGCAGTTTAACATTGCCAAGCAAATACCTGGAAAAGAGGAATTTTATGAAACTTTACGCTATTTCAACAAGGAAATTGAGCTCAGCGGAGTCACATTGAAATTGAACCATCGGGTCGCGGCAGCAACGCTGGCCGCATTCGATGAGGTGATCTTGGCCACCGGCGTCATTCCGCGCCGACCGGATATTCCCGGCATCGATCATCCCAAGGTTTTGGGTTACCTCGATGTGATATCAGGCGCGCCCGTCGGTCCGCGCGTTGCGGTGATTGGCGCCGGTGGCATCGGCTTTGATATCAGCGAATATTTGATCCATAGCGGTCCCTCGGCCAGTCAAGATATCGAGACCTTCATGAAGGAATGGGGCATTGATATGAGCTTTCAAGCCCGTGGCGGCGTCGAAGGCATGGTGCCACAGATCTCCCCTGCCGCCCGTGAGGTCTTTTTGTTGCAACGCAAGTCCAAGAAAGTGGGCGCGGGCCTGGGCAAGACCACCGGTTGGATTCACCGCACAAATCTGGCCAAACGCGGGGTGCAGATGATGGCTGGGGTGAGTTATGAAAAGATCGACGATGCTGGGCTGCATATCATCCAGGCCGGCACTGCGCGCCTGTTGCAGGTGGACAGCATCGTTCTTTGCGCCGGACAAGAACCGGAGCGCAGCCTAGCTGTGGATTTGCCACAGGCGCATTTAATTGGCGGCGCCGACGTGGCGGCGGAATTGGACGCA